Sequence from the Thalassoglobus sp. JC818 genome:
CACGGGCTCTCAGGTTCGAATGTGACGGTCAACAATCCGCCGCTAACGGGCCCATTTGCGGGGAATGCGAATTACTTTGAAGCAGAAGTCAACCGTTCCTCCGATACCTTTTTCATGCATCTGGTCAGCCAGTTGTCTCAACGGAGTGTGAGATCACGTTCCGTGGCAGGAGTGGAAGACGCGACAGTCGATTCTGCGTTGGTGATTCTCGATCCCAATCCGCCCCCGATCACGATTGCCGGACTTCCAATTGCGATTCCATCGCTTCCCAATCATCATCTGGGGGGATTGGAAGTCCTCGGGTTGGGACGTGTTCGCGTTAACGGAGCAGTCATTGTTAACAATGACTGGAGCGGCTACGACGAGGATGGTGTTTACGTTGGACAGCGGGTCGGCCTCGGGCTACGTCACGCGTCCACATGCACGCCAATTCTTCCGCTGACGAAATTGAGAGCCCGCGACATTTACGTTGTCGGCGGAGTCGACAATCCAAATAATTACGGCCATTACGACGCCAGTGAGCCGAGTCCGTTGCAAGCGAATCGACGACCTGTCACAGATCCTCTGGATCACCTTCCGGTCCCGCGAGTTGCTGTGGATCCGGTTAATGTTGATGCGACGAATCGAGGAGGAGTGAACATCATCAACCTCCCCATTTTGGCGCCACCAGTTGTTTTGAATCCAGGAGTTTACGAGTACATCAACATCGTTACTGGACCAGTTCGATTTAATCCCGGCGTTTACATCATTCGCGGCAAACATCCGCTGACGCAGATCTCGCTGCTGATCGGAGCCGGTCCGGTCAACATGAATGGAGTGATGTTTTACATCACAGACAACTCGTCGTTCACTCCAGCGACGGGGCTGCCGGACATTAATGAAGACAGTTCGTCGTCTCCACCAATTCCGTTGCTTTCGATGCTTCCCAGCGTTGTCATCAATGGGGCGATCTTAAACACCGTCCTGAGACCGTTGTCTTCGCCGGGGAGTCCTTACAACGGTGTGTCGCTTTATCAGTCAAGAAATGATCGACGGCCAATTGTGCTCGTGAGCGAACAACTCCTTGGAACTGGAGCGCTCAACGGAACCATCTATGCCAAGTGGGGCAATGTGATTTTCGTGGCAAACGGAGAGCACGACATGGGCATCGTGGCAGCCTCCTGCCGAATTGTGACCGCGCTCGGTTGCGAACTCAGCCCGACGCAACTCTTCGAGCCGGTTCGCGAAGTCTATCTCGTCGAGTGATCTCGTTTTTGGAGGGCGATCTGCGTTGTCGATGTGCGGCCCGACGTGAAGAGTCGAAAGCCGCACACGAAAACGGCAGGGCTCATTCGGCTGAGGGATTACTCTCAAAGTACTGATGTTCAGGATCTCCGGAACTCAGGAGATAAGCGACGAGGTCCAGAACTTCGTCTTTGGTCATCCGGTTTAACAACCCAGTTGGCATCGGAGACGTTTTGGAAACGATCAGATCTTCGATTTGATTTCTATTAATCCGAACGCGTTTATTCGGATCTGCGAAATCGGTGTTCAAGGTCATGGTGTCTCCACTCAAGTTCACGACGACACCGGTGTGAATCATGCCGTCTTCCGTTGCGACAGTGATCGCGGAGAACTGATCGTTGATCACTTTGCTCGGATGGATGACTTGATCGAGAAGATCGCGAGCAGAGTATCGACGCCCGGCTGAGGTTAAGTCTGGCCCGGTCATTCCGCCTTCGTCTTTGAAACGATGGCAGGCGAAACAGCCACCTGCTGCAAACATCTTGCGGCCATTCGAATAGTTTCTGTGCGCGAGTTCTTGAGCAGCAGCCACAGAGAGTTGATCGAGTGTCCAGTTCGTCTCTGGTCGGCCAGCGAGCACTTGTCCCAGGTGATCGAGAGGAGACTTTCTCTCCGGCTTTCGCTTCAGCAGTTCGGCCATCTCAGCTTTTTCAGTTTCCGTCAAAGAGGCGATGGCGTCTGTGCGAATGAAATCCATGAATTTTTCGAAGCTGGCCCCACCGCGATAGTTCGCTGCATCGAGAAACCATTCGAAGTAAGCTTGGCGGAGTTCTGGAGTCCAACCGGCGGTCAGCATCCGGATCGATCGTGCGTATTGGACTTGTTCTTCTTGTGTGGGAACTGTTTCCATCAGTGCGATCGCTTTTTGAGCGACAGCAGGGGATTGAAGCCAGGCGAGGGTTTCACACAGCAGCCAGTTCAGTTCCGTTGAAGTCGACGGAAAGAGCGGATCGAGCTGACTGATCAATTTCTGAATCATCTCATCGCTGGGCTGACCGAATCGATTCAAGACAATTTGCTCGGTGCGAATGAGCGTTAACTGTTGCGTTAGGTTCAGTTTCTTGACATCGATTGCGGTCAGTTTTTCGAGGAGTTGATCGCGCATTGTGGTGTCGACTTCGAAGCCTGAACCCGATCGATGCTGTGGGCAGACACCAGTGACGCGAGCAAGGGCGAGGAGCGCCTCAACTTGAATGGCTGAGTCAGCTTCGTTGAATGCTTTCTCTCGCCATTGTTCGACCGGTTGATGCTCGACAGCAGTTCGGGCAGCGAATCGAATGAATCGATCCTCGTCAGCGAGATAAGGCCACGCAGTTTCAATTGCCTTCGGATCGTGATGTCCGTGAAACTTCTCGAGTGCGTGTCGAGTTTCTCTTGCGTCGTTTTGGGTGATCGTTACCTCAGCAGGTGCTGTCGATTCGTCACCAACGTAGGTGACACGATACAGCCCTGACTGTACTCTCCGCCCTCCGATCGTGAAGTACATCGCTCCATCATCCGGATGAATAATGGCGTCGGTAATCGGCAGTGGAGCTCCAGTGACGAATTCCTCTTTTGTCGCGGTATAAGAGGAGTCCTCTTCCGAAAGATGGACGGCGTACAGGCGACCCCAACTCCAATCGAGCGCGTACAACGCGTTCTGGTATTTCGCAGGGAACTTCGCGCCATATCCAAACGTCATTCCAGTCGGCGAGCCAGGACCAATGTCCAGAATTCCGGGAAGGTTGTCTTCATAGAAGACAGGTCGCTTTCCGGCTCCGTTCCGCCATCCGAATTCCGCTCCGCTGGTTACGTGGCAGATTCGAGTTGGTCGATACCAGGGAGTGTTGAAGTCGTACTCCATGTCTGCATCGTATGTGAATAATTCCCCTTCGTGATTGAAGGCTGCGTCATAGATGTTTCGGAATCCCGATGCGTATGCTTCGAAGCTTTTTCCATCCAGAGAAACGCGATAGATAATCCCTCCCGGTGCGAGAACACCGCGGTTGTGTCCACGTCCATCGGGCATGCTGGGGAGCAAGTGATCTTCTCCCCAGACTGGGACAACGGGTGAGCTCGGTGCCAGTTCCGGAGGACGAGCGTTGTTGCCGGTGATCAGGAACAGTGATTCTCCATCAGGGCTCGGAACGACAGCATGAACGCCATGGTCTCCCTTGGACTTCACTTCTCTTAGAAGTTCGACGCGATCAAGGTTGTCATCACCGTCGCTGTCAGTCACTCGATATAAGCCCGAAGGAATCTTCTGCTCGTAATCATTGACTCCTGCATAAAGTGCTCCGTGCGACCACACCATTCCATTGATGGCACGGATGTTTGCAGGGACTTCTTCGATCTGAGTCGGATCGAGAGGAGTTCCCGCAGTTGGTGGAGCAAAGCGATAAAGACCGCCAAACTGATCACTGACGAGAATTCGTCCTTTGTTGTCGGTGCAGAGTGTGACCCACGACCCTTGATCGTCACCGGGAACCGAATAAAGCAATTCAACTTTGAATCCATCCGGGACAGTGATCCGGTCAACCGGAGTGGCACTGTTGCCGATTGCATTCGAAGCTTCGCTTGAAGCGACTTGCTTGTCCTCACGTGCGGTTGGCTTCGCTCGCTTTTGACCCAGCCCGATGGCAGGCAGCATCGTCAGACAGAGGAGAACGGGCAGACAGGACTTCAGAGAAGCGCGACAAAAGAAAACGCTGAACATGACTCAATCCGCTAAACAATTCTACGACCTCAGATGTCTACACAAGCGGTGACGCTCTGAATTTCCAATTGAGGCACAGTAGCAAATCGACCAGATCAAGGCATCAGAGAATGCTGAAGCGTTTTTCGGA
This genomic interval carries:
- a CDS encoding pilus assembly protein TadG-related protein, producing MNNSSKQSTASTTPSRSGKALIFVLLTMPMILGIVGLVVDGSFIMYEYRETQHAADAGATAAALSYIQNENAQIARQSAVDMVQQIHGLSGSNVTVNNPPLTGPFAGNANYFEAEVNRSSDTFFMHLVSQLSQRSVRSRSVAGVEDATVDSALVILDPNPPPITIAGLPIAIPSLPNHHLGGLEVLGLGRVRVNGAVIVNNDWSGYDEDGVYVGQRVGLGLRHASTCTPILPLTKLRARDIYVVGGVDNPNNYGHYDASEPSPLQANRRPVTDPLDHLPVPRVAVDPVNVDATNRGGVNIINLPILAPPVVLNPGVYEYINIVTGPVRFNPGVYIIRGKHPLTQISLLIGAGPVNMNGVMFYITDNSSFTPATGLPDINEDSSSSPPIPLLSMLPSVVINGAILNTVLRPLSSPGSPYNGVSLYQSRNDRRPIVLVSEQLLGTGALNGTIYAKWGNVIFVANGEHDMGIVAASCRIVTALGCELSPTQLFEPVREVYLVE
- a CDS encoding heme-binding protein — protein: MFSVFFCRASLKSCLPVLLCLTMLPAIGLGQKRAKPTAREDKQVASSEASNAIGNSATPVDRITVPDGFKVELLYSVPGDDQGSWVTLCTDNKGRILVSDQFGGLYRFAPPTAGTPLDPTQIEEVPANIRAINGMVWSHGALYAGVNDYEQKIPSGLYRVTDSDGDDNLDRVELLREVKSKGDHGVHAVVPSPDGESLFLITGNNARPPELAPSSPVVPVWGEDHLLPSMPDGRGHNRGVLAPGGIIYRVSLDGKSFEAYASGFRNIYDAAFNHEGELFTYDADMEYDFNTPWYRPTRICHVTSGAEFGWRNGAGKRPVFYEDNLPGILDIGPGSPTGMTFGYGAKFPAKYQNALYALDWSWGRLYAVHLSEEDSSYTATKEEFVTGAPLPITDAIIHPDDGAMYFTIGGRRVQSGLYRVTYVGDESTAPAEVTITQNDARETRHALEKFHGHHDPKAIETAWPYLADEDRFIRFAARTAVEHQPVEQWREKAFNEADSAIQVEALLALARVTGVCPQHRSGSGFEVDTTMRDQLLEKLTAIDVKKLNLTQQLTLIRTEQIVLNRFGQPSDEMIQKLISQLDPLFPSTSTELNWLLCETLAWLQSPAVAQKAIALMETVPTQEEQVQYARSIRMLTAGWTPELRQAYFEWFLDAANYRGGASFEKFMDFIRTDAIASLTETEKAEMAELLKRKPERKSPLDHLGQVLAGRPETNWTLDQLSVAAAQELAHRNYSNGRKMFAAGGCFACHRFKDEGGMTGPDLTSAGRRYSARDLLDQVIHPSKVINDQFSAITVATEDGMIHTGVVVNLSGDTMTLNTDFADPNKRVRINRNQIEDLIVSKTSPMPTGLLNRMTKDEVLDLVAYLLSSGDPEHQYFESNPSAE